From Daucus carota subsp. sativus chromosome 6, DH1 v3.0, whole genome shotgun sequence, the proteins below share one genomic window:
- the LOC135146967 gene encoding uncharacterized protein LOC135146967: protein MAFINAIGCSEGLSNSRPPLFDGTNFATWKTRFRIYARSQGVKVWMAIEDGTIIPTKIVDDITIEKKVSEYTHDEEDRMNIAAKAEMVLTSALAEKEYKRVNNCKSAQEMWNKLVVTYEGTTDIKDSRMDTLIQEYENFKLQDGENIIDMETRFTRIVDELAQLGKNYTRNEKNRRVLKSLPPSWKVKVTTIKEMHNLNDYHIDNLFGNLRAYEEDNVPDIVVPKVEDKKKNMALKSILIDEDENDEELNEELQNLDESEIALLTRQLRRVLQSKAQRYGKGFLKSNNQQRVFNSNGRPNYSQNYTPNYKSNFPTTGYNKGKVNQSPNAYNHANNNHTYTPPKPKEQNPEEAQDVCFECKQPGHFKRECPKLSKGRILVAENGWDLSEDEEISETNEEVVNLCLMALEDDSSSSDVSTSNDEVSSRSKVLHNLHLFSESSLHLLDLSKSDLIDLVIEINKISSSANQRTLSLWSEKENIEKMNKTQEEELSRIKELNLKNEEEISSLCEQNDILKNEHNKSKDIIMRLEVENVSLVLQTEELENEKLQLNGDNTKLHIDLLNLKIQNESLTQEKSTSVCQKDNLELVHAFKEKDKIFELETHKLKDEHSKILTHALDQERILNDKLNVLIKENENLEVVVQRFTKGNKMLDRMVHSKTSYNHEGLGYDKNAQPKKFVQDKKQTTFVPASPRYKCSYCNKDGHTVEYCRIKNGEIKGKYVWVRKGTKPYHKVDQKVRNKNVDNAQRQPRFSYVQQPISYQHRNTRYNSNGQTSRSRSIPSQHFYPQNTMYYPNDRNNMYQGVNFQRNNPLRNTRYYDYSRNVASRNSYVPNHDYAMPSFYRTNSNAYNDTLTRGPLRRKGTYKFN, encoded by the coding sequence atggcTTTTATCAATGCCATcggttgtagtgaaggtctctcaaattctagacctcctttATTTGATGGCACAAACTTTGCCACATGGAAAACAAGATTTCGCATTTATGCTAGAAGTCAAggtgtcaaagtttggatggccatagaagatggtacaatTATTCCGACTAAAATAGTCGACGATATTActatcgaaaagaaagtaagtgaatatactcacgatgaggaagatagaatgaatatcgccgctaaagcggaaatggttctcacaagtgcacttgcagaaaaagaatataaacgagtaaacaattgcaagtccgcacaagaaatgtggaacaagttagtagtaacctatgaaggaactaccgacataaaagattctcgaatggatactttgatccaagaatacgagaacttcaaactccaagatggagaaaatatcatcgacatggaaacaagatttactcGTATAGTCGATGAATTAGctcaactcggaaagaactatACTCGAAATGAGAAGAATCGTAGAGTTCTTAAATCTTtacctccgagttggaaagttaaagttacaactatcaaagagatgcacaatctcaatgattaccacatcgataacttattcggaaatcttcgtgcttacgaagaagataatgttccggatattgtcgttcctaaagtggaagacaaaaagaaaaatatggcttTAAAGTCCATATTAATCGATGAGGATGAAAACGACGAGGAGTTGAATGAAGAACTCCAAAATCTCGATGAAAGCGAGATCGCTCTCTTAACGAGACAACTTCGTCGTGTACTTCAAAGTAAAGCTCAAAGgtatggaaaaggcttccttaaatcgaacaatcaacaaagagtttttaactctaatggaaggcctaattactctcaaaactACACTCCTAATTATAAGAGTAATTTTCCTACTACGGGCTATAACAAAGGCAAAGTCAATCAAAGCCCTAATGCTTATAATCATGCAAATAACAACCATACTTACACTCCTCCTAaaccaaaagaacaaaatccggAGGAAGCACAGGATGTGTGTTTCGAGTGTAAGCAACCCGGTCACTTTAAACGGGAATGTCCTAAACTTTCTAAAGGAAGGATTCTCGTGGCCGAAAatggttgggatttaagtgaagatgaagaGATCTCGGAAACTAATGAAGAAGTGGTCAACTTGTGCTTGATGGCTCTCGAGGATGATTCTTCGTCATCGGATGTCTCCACTTCAAATGATGAGGTAAGTTCTCGATCTAAAGTTTTACATAACTTACATCTCTTTAGTGAATCTTCATTGCATTTATTGGATTTGAGTAaaagtgatttgattgatttggtgattgaaataaataaaataagtagTAGTGCTAATCAACGTACTCTCTCACTATGGTCCGAGAAGGAAAATATTGAAAAGATGAATAAAACTCAAGAAGAAGAGTTATCTCGGATTAAGGAGTTAAATCTTAAAAATGAGGAAGAAATCTCATCTCTTTGTGAACAAAATGATATCTTGAAAAATGAGCATAATAAGAGTAAAGATATTATTATGAGATTGGAAGTTGAAAATGTTTCCTTAGTTCTACAAACCGAGGAATTGGAAAATGAGAAGCTACAATTAAATGGAGATAATACTAAGCTTCATATTGACTTGTTGAATTTGAAAATCCAAAATGAGTCATTAACTCAAGAAAAATCAACCTCGGTTTGTCAAAAAGATAACCTTGAATTAGTTCATGCCTTTAAAGAAAAAGACAAGATATTTGAGTTAGAAACTCACAAGTTGAAGGATGAACATTCCAAGATTTTAACTCATGCCTTAGATCAAGAAAGGATTcttaatgataaattaaatgtCTTGATCAAGGAAAATGAAAATCTTGAAGTTGTAGTTCAAAGGTTCACTAAGGGTAATAAGATGTTAGATAGAATGGTACATTCTAAGACATCATATAATCATGAAGGAttaggatatgataaaaatgctcaaccTAAAAAGTTTGTACAAGACAAGAAACAAACTACCTTTGTTCCCGCTTCACCTAGATATAAATGTTCATATTGCAATAAAGATGGACATACGGTTGAATATTGTAGAATCAAGAATGGTGAGATTAAGGGGAAGTATGTATGGGTTCGTAAAGGAACAAAACCATATCATAAGGTTGATcaaaaagtgagaaataaaAACGTCGATAATGCTCAAAGACAACCACGGTTTAGTTATGTTCAACAACCTATTTCGTATCAACATAGAAACACAAGGTATAATTCAAATGGACAAACTTCTAGAAGTCGTTCTATTCCTAGTCAACATTTCTATCCACAAAATACCATGTATTATCCAAATGATAGAAATAACATGTATCAAGGTGTAAACTTTCAAAGAAACAATCCTTTAAGAAACACAAGATACTATGACTATTCTAGGAATGTTGCATCTAGAAACTCCTATGTGCCTAATCATGATTATGCTATGCCTAGTTTCTATCGTACGAACTCGAATGCTTATAATGATACACTAACCCGAGGACCCTTAAGACGAAAGGGTAcctataaatttaattga